Below is a genomic region from Pseudocalidococcus azoricus BACA0444.
TATGGTCCCTACGGGATGACAGCGACACCGAAAGGAGATGTTTGGTACACCAGTTTGGCAGGGAATTACATTGCCCGGATTGACACAACAACCTTTCTCCCAGAGGTGTTTACCATTCCAGAAAAGATTGCCAATGGCTCACGGCGGATTTGGTCAGATTCCCAAGGCAATATCTGGATTACCACTTGGGGGACTGGGGCCTTAATGCGGTTCAACCCAGTCTCCAAAATTTGGGACTCCTATAAGCTTCCAGGCCTGGGGCCGCGGGGCTATTCCACCTATGTTGATAACCAAGATAAGGTTTGGAGTTCTGATTTTGGGACGAATTCAATTCACCAGTTTGATCCGGTCACGAATTCATTTACTATTTTTCCGGGGAATAAGCAGAATGTCCAAACGCTCCAGATGAACGGAGTTGGAGATCGGATTTGGGCTGGACAGCAAGGGGTTGATCAGATTGTTTTGTTTGAACGTATAAAATAGTGTTTGATCACACACATTATCGTCCCCCAAAATTACCGATGACCCTGTTTCATACGTTGTTCCTGATCCCAGGCCTGGGTATAGCTTTCCTCCTTGGCGTTTGGGAAACTGTTGCCTACGCTGATTCTGTTCCTCCCCTGAAACCCATGACGTGCCAATCAGCCAAATTTCCTGCCCCCCCCCCAGAAGCACGGCGCGAATTAGCTCCAAGTGGAACATTGAGGGTGGCGATTAATACGGGAAATTATGTCTTGGTTACGGAAGATGAGAACTTTGGACCCTATGGTATCTCTGTCGATATGGCCCATTTACTGGCCTGGCAATTGGGAGTCCCAGCAGATTTTGTTGTTGTTCAAGCTGCGGCAATTTCTTTTGAACGGGTTAGTACCAATCAGTCAGATATTGGCTTCTTTGGGGTTGATCCTTGGCGGGCTAAAAGTGTGGACTACACAGACCCCTATGTCCACATTGAAGGGTCTTATATTGTCAGGTTAGATTCACCAATTCAAAACCTGAGTGATGTGGATCGTTCTGATATTGAAATTGTGGTGGGAAAAAACAGCGTCTATAATCTTTTCCTCAATCGCACTATCAAACAGGCCCGGATTATTCCAGCCCCAACCTCTCCAGAGGTAACGAGCTATATGTTGGCTAATAATCATCCTGTTGGGGCTGGGATTCGTAATCAACTGGAGGCAGATATGAAGCGGTATGGCGGTTTACGCATTCTGCCACAGCCGTTTATGACGATTCAACAGGCCATGGCGACTGGAAAAAATCGTCCAAATGGAATTGCCTATCTCCAGGCCTTTGTGAGGGAACTTAAAATTAGTGGTTGTGTGCAGGAATTAATCACGAAGTACGCTGTTACCGATGCTACTGTCCCTCCCCCTCACTAACTCCTGGTTCTATGGAAATGGCGTTGCATCATGGAGAGATGAACTGTCTTGATTGTCAATCTACCCATGTCAGTCAGAACGGCCACCGTGGCGCAAAGCAAAACTATCTTTGT
It encodes:
- a CDS encoding ABC transporter substrate-binding protein — encoded protein: MFDHTHYRPPKLPMTLFHTLFLIPGLGIAFLLGVWETVAYADSVPPLKPMTCQSAKFPAPPPEARRELAPSGTLRVAINTGNYVLVTEDENFGPYGISVDMAHLLAWQLGVPADFVVVQAAAISFERVSTNQSDIGFFGVDPWRAKSVDYTDPYVHIEGSYIVRLDSPIQNLSDVDRSDIEIVVGKNSVYNLFLNRTIKQARIIPAPTSPEVTSYMLANNHPVGAGIRNQLEADMKRYGGLRILPQPFMTIQQAMATGKNRPNGIAYLQAFVRELKISGCVQELITKYAVTDATVPPPH